CCGAAGTACGTCAACACGCGGCTGTTCGCCGCGATGCTGGAGGCGGCGGCGTCGGAGTCGGCGGCACGCCGGACGGCGATGAAGGCCGCTACCGACAACGCCAATGAGCTGATCACAGCGTTGTCGACGCAGGCCAACCAGGCTCGCCAGGCCCAGATCACCCAGGAGATCAGCGAGATCGTCGGTGGCGTTGACGCGCTCGCCGCGGCAGGAAGTGATGAGTGAGATGACGGCTGCTACCGCTGTTGGCACCGGTCGCGTCGTCCGGGTGATCGGCCCGGTCGTCGACGTCGAGTTCCCCCGTGGCGAGGTGCCCGCCCTGTTCAACGCTCTGAAGGTCGAGATCGACTTCGAGCAGATGAAGAAGACCGTGACGCTCGAGGTCGCGCAGCACCTCGGCGACAACATGGTCCGCACGATCTCGATGCAGCAGGCCGACGGTCTGGTCCGAGGCGCTCCGGTGCGCGACACCGGCGCGGCCATCTCGGTTCCGGTCGGCGATGCGGTCAAGGGCCACGTGTTCAACGCGCTCGGCGAGTGCCTGGACAAGCCCGGCCACGCCGACGACGCCGAGCGCTGGGGCATCCACCGCAAGCCCCCGGCCTTCGACCAGCTCGAGGGCAAGACCGAGGTGCTGGTCACCGGCGTCAAGGTGATCGACCTGCTGACCCCGTACGTCAAGGGCGGCAAGATCGGCCTGTTCGGTGGTGCCGGTGTCGGCAAGACGGTGCTCATCCAGGAGATGATCACCCGTATCGCCCGGAACTTCGGCGGCACCTCGGTGTTCGCGGGAGTCGGCGAGCGGACCCGTGAGGGCACCGACCTCTTCCTGGAGATGGAGGAGATGGGCGTTCTTCCGGACACCGCGCTGGTGTTCGGCCAGATGGACGAGCCGCCCGGCACCCGTATGCGGGTCGCCCTGTCCGGCCTGACCATGGCGGAGTACTTCCGGGACGTCCAGAACCAGGACGTGCTGCTGTTCATCGACAACATCTTCCGGTTCACCCAGGCGGGTTCGGAGGTGTCCACCCTGCTGGGCCGGATGCCCTCGGCCGTGGGTTACCAGCCGACGCTGGCCGACGAGATGGGTGAGCTGCAGGAGCGGATCACCTCGACGCGGGGTCGCTCGATCACCTCGATGCAGGCGATCTACGTGCCCGCGGACGACTACACCGACCCGGCCCCGGCGACGACCTTCGCCCACCTGGACGCGACCACGGAGCTGTCCCGGCCGATCTCGCAGAAGGGCATCTACCCGGCGGTCGACCCGCTGACGTCCTCCTCGCGGATCCTGGACCCGTCGGTGGTCGGCGACGAGCACTACCGGGTCGCGCAGGAGGTCAAGCGGATCCTGCAGAAGAACAAGGAGCTGCAGGACATCATCGCGATCCTCGGTCTGGACGAGCTGTCCGAGGAGGACCGCCTGACGGTCAACCGCGCTCGCCGCATCGAGCGGTTCCTGTCGCAGAACTTCTTCGTCGCGCAGAAGTTCACCGGCCAGGAGGGGTCCTTCGTCGAGACGAAGGACACCATCGAGGCCTTCGACAAGATCGCCAAGGGCGAGTACGACCACGTCCCGGAGCAGGCCTTCCTCTCCATCGGTGGCCTGGAGGACCTGGAGCGCAGGCACAAGGAGCTCACCAAGTAAGCCGAGCCCCACGCGCACCGCGCCGCGGACTGAGACGGGTCGGACTCCCAGTGGGAGTCCGGCCCGTTCGTCGTTGTCGAGGAGGCGTCGGCGGGCTGAGCACGACCGGATCACGTTCGACCCGGCCGGTCCGCGGGCGTCGCCGCCAGTCGGGTCAGTCCGCCAGTTCGACCACGGCCACCCGTCCTTCGGCGTCGGTCACCTC
This genomic stretch from Actinoalloteichus hoggarensis harbors:
- the atpD gene encoding F0F1 ATP synthase subunit beta; the encoded protein is MTAATAVGTGRVVRVIGPVVDVEFPRGEVPALFNALKVEIDFEQMKKTVTLEVAQHLGDNMVRTISMQQADGLVRGAPVRDTGAAISVPVGDAVKGHVFNALGECLDKPGHADDAERWGIHRKPPAFDQLEGKTEVLVTGVKVIDLLTPYVKGGKIGLFGGAGVGKTVLIQEMITRIARNFGGTSVFAGVGERTREGTDLFLEMEEMGVLPDTALVFGQMDEPPGTRMRVALSGLTMAEYFRDVQNQDVLLFIDNIFRFTQAGSEVSTLLGRMPSAVGYQPTLADEMGELQERITSTRGRSITSMQAIYVPADDYTDPAPATTFAHLDATTELSRPISQKGIYPAVDPLTSSSRILDPSVVGDEHYRVAQEVKRILQKNKELQDIIAILGLDELSEEDRLTVNRARRIERFLSQNFFVAQKFTGQEGSFVETKDTIEAFDKIAKGEYDHVPEQAFLSIGGLEDLERRHKELTK